From the Acidimicrobiia bacterium genome, the window ACCTGTACCAGCCGTAAAAATAACCACACGACCTTTTTCCATATGTCTAATTGCACGAAGTGGGATATAGCTTTCTGCAACTTGTGCCATTGTGATCGCTGATTGAACACGAGACTCTTGGCCGATTGCTTCGAAAGCATCTTGTAGTGCGAGGCCATTTATAACTGTGGCTAACATACCCATATAATCTGCTCGTGCACGATCCATTCCTCTTGAAGCACCTGCCATACCTCTGAATATATTTCCTCCACCAACAACAATAGCGATTTGTACGTTCGTATCGCTAAGAACTTTTGATATTTCTTGAGCAGTTTTAGCAACCTTTTCAGCATCAATGCCGTAACCAGTGTCATTCGGGGCGAAAGCTTCACCTGAAAGTTTCAATAAAATACGTGAATACTTTGGTTTCGACATAAAAGATTGCCCACTTTCAACTAGTTATAACTAGATATATTAATTAATTCGTATCTATAATCTAGAGCTTTTCTTAATAGAATTTCATATTATCGATTTTAATTTTGGATAACTATGCTTTTGAGGACAGACATCCTTTAAATAAAAAAACCTTTCTTACGAAAGGTTTTTTTATTCTTACTTTTGAGATCGTATTATTGATTTACGAAACATCTGCAGGGAGCGATGAGACCTAAGACTCATCGTGTCCGCTTAGGTGGCGCGAAGCCGTGTAGCAATCAACAAAACGATCGACCTATTCTTCACCAATTTTAATTCTTGTAAAGTTAGCAATAGTTGCTTTTTCTCCAAGAGATTCCACTAATTGTTTTATAGTCATCTTGTTATCTTTAACAAAAGCTTGCTCTAACAAACAGCTTTCTTTAAAATAGCCAGTTAAACGACCTTCAACAATTTTATCCCATGCTGCTTCTGGCTTACCTTCATTTTTTGTAAGTTCTAGAAATACTTCACGTTCACGTTCTATAGCTTCAGTCGGAACCTCATCACGTGATATATAACGAGGCGCGCCAGATGCAGCGTGTAATGCTATATCATGAGCTACTTCACGAGATCTCTCGTTGTCCTCTACACCTTCAAGTTGAACCAAAACACCAATTGTTCCACGTCCAGATTGCATATGCTTATATGCATCAACAACACCTGTTGTAGTTTCAAAGCGAGAAATTCTTCCCATTGAAACATTTTCGCCAACTAATGCACCAAGATTTACAATTTCATCAGCTACTGTTGAATCTTTAAATGTTAAACCTTCAAATTGGTCTACACCTTGTTTTGCAACCAGGTAAGTAACTTCACGAACAAATGTCGTAAAGATTTCGCCTTTAGCAACAAAGTCTGTCTCGCAGTTAACTTCTGCAAGTGCAACTACATTGCCATCAATAAGTACATCGATTGTTCCTTGATCAGCAGCACGACCAGCACGTTTTGCGGCAGAACTAATACCTTTTTTACGAAGCCAGTCTTTAGCTGCTTCCATATCTCCGTCTGTCTCAACAAGAGCATTTTTACAATCCATCATACCAGCACCGGTAGCTTTACGCAGTGTAGCAACATCACTTGGTGTATAACTCATAATTTCCTTTCAAATTAATCTTTCCAAGGTTGAACCTTGGATATGTATTAAGCCTTTTTAATAGCAGGTTTTTTAGCCGGAGCTTCATCAGCTTTAGCTTGTGTAGTTTCAGCTTTAACTGTTGACGCTACTTTTGCATCAGCCGCAATTCGTTCTTCACGAGCTTTTAACTGTGCAGCAGCTTGGCTACGTGCGCGCAATTGTTGTTGAGCTTTTTCTTGCAATTCTTCTTTACTAACTGAAGGTTTAGCAACCGCAGTTTTTATACCTTTTTTATTAGCAATTTCTTGACCATTTTTAATAGCATCAGCAATAACTCTACACATTAGTTCTGAAGAACGAATTGCATCATCATTTCCAGGAATAATGTAATCAATAACATCAGGATCACAATTTGTATCAACAATAGCAATTACAGGAATGCCTAATTTTCGTGCTTCGGTAACTGCGATATGTTCTTTTTTAGTGTCGATAACAAAAACTGCACTTGGCATTTTTTGTAGACCGCGAATACCACCAAGGTTACGGTTAAGTTTGTCTAATTCACGTGTAACTTTTAGAGCTTCTTTTTTAATCATTAAAGCTGTTTCGCCAGTTCGCACAAGACGTTCTAGTTCAGCCATTTTTTCGATACGCTTTTTCATAGTTTCGAAGTTTGTGAGCATTCCACCCAACCAACGGTTGTTGACATAAGGCATGCCAACACTTACTGCATAATCTTTAACGGGTTCTTGTGTTTGTTTTTTAGTACCAACAAAAAGCACTAGTCCACCATCAGCAACCGTGTCGCGAACAAAGCGATATGCTTCATCAATTTTTGTAAGTGTTTTCTCAAGATTTATAACATGGATACCATTTTTTTCGCCGAAAATAAATCGTTGCATTTTCGGATTCCAACGGCGTGTTTGATGTCCAAAGTGAACACCAGCTTCGAGCATTTGTTTCATAGTGACTACAGCCACATTTCCTCCTTAGGTTGTACTTCTATATAGACGGATTCTCATTTTCATGCCTAATTGTTAAACAATTTGGCGGAGCACCTAGGACATCTATATATGTTTATTTTGTAAGTTTATATAATAGTTGAAATCACAGCAATTCTAGAATTCATCTCACAAATAGGAATTTATGGAAGATATAACAACACATTTTCCTAATTATTTTGATTTAAAAGGTGTCAATATTAAATACCAAGCGCTGAAAGGTTTGTTTCAAACATATGAACAGTAGTTGAGCTAATACTAAATTTTGCTACTGTTGCCAAAGAAGGACAGGCTACTTTTTTATCAGCCAAGATTCTTTGAGTTTGAGAAACTGAATTATCAGAGGTCACTGTACTCGAATGTGAGTTAGCTAGATCCTTCCAATCTTCCCCCAGTACAACATTTTCAACACCATCAACAGGTACAGTAGCAGCAGAAACAACATAATCACTGCCATATTGTAAATCATAGATTTTATATTTTTTTGTTACACCTGAAGCCTTAATAATATCTGAGACATATCCACCTTCACTTAATTGCTCAAGAATCGTTGATTTAGATGGTGGCAGTAAACCTTTCGCTACCGTTAATGA encodes:
- a CDS encoding UMP kinase — its product is MSKPKYSRILLKLSGEAFAPNDTGYGIDAEKVAKTAQEISKVLSDTNVQIAIVVGGGNIFRGMAGASRGMDRARADYMGMLATVINGLALQDAFEAIGQESRVQSAITMAQVAESYIPLRAIRHMEKGRVVIFTAGTGMPFITTDTGAALRAAEIGAEAVLKGTHSGVDGIYTADPRKDKTATKIDQTTYLDVINKGLKVMDSTALTFCMDNHLPIVVFDVETPGNIEKVVMGDKIGTTVELE
- the rpsB gene encoding 30S ribosomal protein S2; the encoded protein is MAVVTMKQMLEAGVHFGHQTRRWNPKMQRFIFGEKNGIHVINLEKTLTKIDEAYRFVRDTVADGGLVLFVGTKKQTQEPVKDYAVSVGMPYVNNRWLGGMLTNFETMKKRIEKMAELERLVRTGETALMIKKEALKVTRELDKLNRNLGGIRGLQKMPSAVFVIDTKKEHIAVTEARKLGIPVIAIVDTNCDPDVIDYIIPGNDDAIRSSELMCRVIADAIKNGQEIANKKGIKTAVAKPSVSKEELQEKAQQQLRARSQAAAQLKAREERIAADAKVASTVKAETTQAKADEAPAKKPAIKKA
- a CDS encoding elongation factor Ts, which encodes MSYTPSDVATLRKATGAGMMDCKNALVETDGDMEAAKDWLRKKGISSAAKRAGRAADQGTIDVLIDGNVVALAEVNCETDFVAKGEIFTTFVREVTYLVAKQGVDQFEGLTFKDSTVADEIVNLGALVGENVSMGRISRFETTTGVVDAYKHMQSGRGTIGVLVQLEGVEDNERSREVAHDIALHAASGAPRYISRDEVPTEAIEREREVFLELTKNEGKPEAAWDKIVEGRLTGYFKESCLLEQAFVKDNKMTIKQLVESLGEKATIANFTRIKIGEE